The window ggggggggggggggggggggggggggggtcgcccGGTGATGTCGGACGAAGGGGAGGACGCGCccgtggcggcggtggcggccggCTTCGGGCTGCCCGAGGAGCTGGCGGCCGTGCTGCCGGCCGACCCGTTCGAGCAGCTGGACGTGGCGCGCAAGATCACCTCCATCGCGCTCGCGTCCCGCGTCGGCCGCCTCGAGGCGGAGGCCGCGGGGCTCCGCGCGCAGCTCGCCCGGCGCGACGACGCCGCCGAGGACCTCCGCGAGCGCGTCGAGCAGCTCGAGTCCGCGCTCGCGCTCGCCACCGACCGCCTCAGCCGCGCCGAGGACGACAAGGTAATTACAGTTTGTCCGCGGCGGACCGCCGTGCTATTGAAAATGGAGTCGCCGGTGGCTTGTTGAGCTCGGCTTTCGCTGACAAGTGTCAAGTGGTTCCAGGCCATCCAGGCTCACTTCTCAGGCTCTCAGCCGGTGACTTCTTGGCTGTTTGATCAGTGCTCCAGTGCGAATTAACAAAATGATGTTTCTCTGTCTTTTGGTTGCAGGAGACGCTGCTGAAAGAGAAGGCGACGCTGTCAAACACCGTCAACAAGCTCAACAGAGATGTCGCCAAGGTAACAGGACATACTGTTGCACTGCATTTTTTGAATCGAAATTCGAGAGATGCGTGTCTTCTATATCAATGGCACAATCTTAAATTTATCGACATATCAGTTATAGGTAATATTCTTGACTTGTTGAGGTCACCTATGCGGAATGGTGTAGTCGTTACTCATGGCCTGGATTGCAAATTGTATTTTTTTTTCTACCGAAAAAGGGTGGATTGCAAATTATATGCAAGTAAATCAACTTATTAGTATGAAAATGCTACAAGTTCTCTCCTGCTGTAGCCTGTACAGAGGTTTGCTCTTTATGATTTCCGAGCCTAAAGATTGCGTGCTTTGCTTTCTGTTTGCTCCTCCTGCTTGGTTACGCAGTTGGAAGTTTTCAAGAAGACGCTTATGCAGTCACTTCAGGAAGATGATGACAAACCCGTAAGTTGCCTGCATTTATATGTTATAATAATAATGGTTTAGTTCCTGCAAGAGCCCAGCAATGACTCTGGAATTCTTCTCCTGTTTTTTCTTACAATTCAGCTGCACAGCAAGTAATTTTTCTGTTATAATACTTTCCTGTAGAACATTCCCAAGGCTAAGCTCACCGAAACATCGAATTTCTCCCCTGCGCCATCTGTCGGAGGTACTGCAGAATTTTCATGGTTATTGTCCTAGTTGTACTGCACGAGGTCATATTTAGGCCACAAGAATTAACTTGACTTGTGGATTTTATCAGATGATGATTCAGCATTTCCAACTTCTAATTCATCACAGTTGTTTGAAACTGCAAGTTCTGCTTCAGAGGAAAGTAGCCATGCTGAGCCAGACGGTACACTCACTAGTCACTTCTCAGTTGGTTCACACTATTGAATGTGAACTTTTTCTCACTAATATTCAACAGATAACATCCTTTTACACTCACAGTGCCTAGGCCACCTCGCTCGCATGTATATATGCCATCGTACAACAGTACACCAAAGCTTACTCCTCCAGGCTCACCTCCAAGGGGTTATGCACCACTTTCACCACCAAGGAGACATTCAATCTCGATTGCGTCAATGAACAGGCTCGATGACAGGTCTTCGGTCTTTTCCAGTAGCCATAGCACAATGACATCTCCATTTGACACACCAAGTCCAACAGGTTAGCTTTGGTAGCTTGGGTAGTTAGATTATGTTATCTGTCAAATACTTGCTTCCTTTATGTGAAAAAATATGAACACCTGGGTCTGTATTAATCTCTAGAGTTTATAATAAATGAATACAGCTGTGATTCTTAAGGACATAACGCTGGTTCATAAATTATCAGTTATTTATTCTGCTTAATTATTTGTGCATTTGTTTCAGGACGAACACGAGTTGATGGGAAAGAGTTCTTTCGCCAAGTCAGGTATATATATGTGTGTAAATGAGCTCGACTCTAGAACACACAGTATTTCAATCTGTATTAGGCAGGAAGTGGATATACCATTTGTTATGTTTACCTTCCCTTTCTAATATACTTGTAAATCCTTGTTGGGTCTCCGCTTTTATGTACAAGCTTTTGAATGCTTTTCTTTTCGGAGTACGTAAAATGTTCATGGCTATTCACTACTAGTACGGGTGAATACCTCTACTGCCCTCTTGACCTATACTTAACAACCATGCAGAAACCGCTTGTCTTATGAGCAGTTCAGCGCATTCCTAGCCAATGTGAAGGAACTGAATGCACACAAGCAGACCAGAGAGGTATACTGTTTCTCTGCTATGTATCAAGTATTATCATGTCCTTAAGATATTTTTCTGGTGCTCACTAAAGCTTTTGTGACTTCTGCAGGATACACTAAGAAAAGCTGATGCGATCTTTGGACCTGAAAACAGTGACTTGTACACCATCTTTGAGAGTCTAATTACTCGCACGCATCATTAGAGTTCTACAATCTGAATCTTTTCCCATGGTTAACTGTGAGCCAGCTTTTCCTGTCATTTGTGATTAATatatttgttatttattgtattTAATATCTGTAGAAGTCACCTGCTATCATTGCAGATTTCGGATATATAGTTTTTAAAAATCCTTGTTGCAGTCAATGTAAAGTCATGGATTGTAAGGTAGACCCTTTACATATTAATACGAATGCAAAACTTTGCAATTTAGAGGCAATGCTTCTTCCCCTCTTAAATTTATGATGTTGCTTATAAAAGCAGACAACTCACAACTTGAATTCAGAAGCAAAACAAGAAATTTCTCTCTAGTGCCAGAATCAATGGAGCCCAcctattttttattttattttgttaaGACGATTATAAATATTCTGTGCTCCAGGTGGAGCTTTTGGTAGTATTCTTTATTCCTTTTTAGCAGTACTACTATAAGAATTTGGTATGTTTAGGCTCTGAATTATCTGGCGGCCTGCTCCAAATTGCCTTTTGTTCTTCGAAGTTCGCAACAATGGCGGATTGCTTCTTGTTTGCTAAAGAATTTGCCAATCGATTGTAATATATATCACCATCAAAATCACTTAACGCATGCACCAGATTTGAACTCTGATTGCTGATCACAATCTGCCCATCTGCGCTTCTCGTTGTGTTGGCAACGACGCTTATTCGCTTGGGCATTACTGTGGATTTCAGGTCAGATCCTTGAACCATGTAAACCGCACCAAGAACTTCTCCCAAAAATATATCCTGAAAACATGAAAATTTGTAGATATTATTAAATATGAAATGAAACTAATTTTGAAAAGTTACACGGAGCATCAAGTATGTGCGCAGGGAAACAGGGTGATTTGCAGTCAGTTACCACATGATGATAGAGCTTCTCTCTGCTCTGAAGTTCCTTCAATAATGAGAATAACTCTTGGGCAAACTTTGATTCAGGAGTTTGCTGGGTTTGCTTCAAGGCTTCCAGGACAGACCCAAATGATGCAACTTTTCGTTGCGCGGTAAGGGGAATGAGTGTGATATTCAGGTTGGATTCCAGGACAGTTTTTGCAGCCAGTGGATCAAGAAACATATTGAACTCTGCATATCTGTTTGTTGGAACAGTGAACACATTCCCCTTCTCATGGCCTTCATGTCTGATGAGCCCTCCAACAACATAAACTCTCTGTACATAGTGAAAATGTGTTTAGTAGGATCAGTGTTGCGCAGACATCAGTTCAAAACTAGAGGTCTGGAGATAGGGAACATACTGACCTCTATGACAGAGCTTGCATCCCTATCAGAGAGTGAAATGTTGGCCAAATTTGTGAGAGGCCCACTGGTAAGAAGAGTGATCTTGTCACCTGGATCAAGTTGCTTCCTGACACACTGCCACACTTCAAAAGCCGATGGCTGCCGATGTTCCGGATCATCTGAGCTTTCAGGGGTGTACCTGTGTCAATATTCCGTGCCATTGTCACATTTTTGTTCAAATGAAGTGAAAGAGGATTTTTTTTTGTTTACCTTCTAGGGCTTATTGGCAATAACCGAGCCAGTCCATACAATGTATCAGAGTCGATAAATCCACCACTGCCCAAGGGAATAGCATAGGCATTGTTGCAACCAAGGGTTGGGTTGCCCAATGCAGTGGTATTGCCAAGGCCAACTGGAATGTCGTCGCGGCCCATCATATGTAGAATGTCATAAACGACATCGATGGTTGCGATGTTCGCCCAGCCGTTGCCGTTGACCAAAACCCCCTAGAATATGATAATAAAGTAGTCTTTATTAGAAACTTTTGCTGTTGCATAATGTCCCTTCAACAGATTTTCAATTAAGGTAATATTTTGCCTCACCTTTACATCTATAACTTCTCTTGGCGTCTTCAGGAGATATATAAGGGAAATAAAATCTCCAGGGCTCATGTCCATGTCAAAAATAACTGGCTTTCCCCTGCTCACGTTCATGAAATCTGGCTTATAAAGGACTTCTCTGTAAAATGGGAACTGTGTACTGATGTTAAAGCGACCAGATTGCCTAGGGAGATTTAGGACCTGATGAAGGAAAGAGTTCAGTTAGGGGGCAGAAGTTAAAATTCATGCATATAATTTCTCATACACAGAGTGTGAAGATTAATTAGTTAATGGTCAATGCAAAAAATTGTATGATACTCTCTTTTGAAGTGTCGATACATGTTCAAACTGTTAATTTAATTTAAATGCTGCAATCTTTTAGATACTACTCCTAACATagcttgcaaaaacgtcttatattgtGAGACGGAGAAAGTATACGCCAAGTGCATGCCATTGTCAATCATGCATATATACTTCTTATATAGTGCTCACCTCTAGGAAGCTCTTGAAAAATTCCCTATCAAGCGTGCTACTGTTATCCGTGTTTGGCTTTGCGCTCGTGGCAACTCGAACCCGGACTCCTTCTGAACCAGCCACTTCCTTGGTGTACCCGTCCTATACAGAAGGAGAAATGCAAGTTAATGTCTGGTTTTTTGTTTTGCCTTTGAGACTTTTTGGATGCTTGTAAACTTTGCACTAATTGATTGAGGGTTGTGTGCATCGATCGATAGGCCAAGGGTTCAACCCTCCTTTTGAAAGGAAAACCAAGTTAATGATACCTACTCGTACCTGGCATCTTCCTGTGTTGCTTCCCGGCACCAGGCAGAAGCCATCTCTGATCCCAGTCTGGACATGGCCACTGTGAACTCCACCCTCCTTCAGACCAAACTTAGGTGTCGCGCTGCCGTCGAAAAACGGGTTCGAGCCGTCGCGCGCGCCGTACGGTTTGTTGGAAGTGAT is drawn from Aegilops tauschii subsp. strangulata cultivar AL8/78 chromosome 1, Aet v6.0, whole genome shotgun sequence and contains these coding sequences:
- the LOC109783893 gene encoding uncharacterized protein At4g15545, whose amino-acid sequence is MSDEGEDAPVAAVAAGFGLPEELAAVLPADPFEQLDVARKITSIALASRVGRLEAEAAGLRAQLARRDDAAEDLRERVEQLESALALATDRLSRAEDDKETLLKEKATLSNTVNKLNRDVAKLEVFKKTLMQSLQEDDDKPNIPKAKLTETSNFSPAPSVGDDDSAFPTSNSSQLFETASSASEESSHAEPDVPRPPRSHVYMPSYNSTPKLTPPGSPPRGYAPLSPPRRHSISIASMNRLDDRSSVFSSSHSTMTSPFDTPSPTGRTRVDGKEFFRQVRNRLSYEQFSAFLANVKELNAHKQTREDTLRKADAIFGPENSDLYTIFESLITRTHH
- the LOC109783894 gene encoding nucleoside hydrolase 3 — its product is MEQARRKSSRSWTAAVALVSLFAVVAVAAAGAPVPRRILVDTDMDTEDLFALLYILKQDRSKFDVKAITINANAWIDAGHGVNQLYDILYMMGRDDIAVGVGGDGGISDAGEIHPDVGGYLPMIDQGMSTAGGCRYRQAIPPGSHDGRLDTDTNSGVRRGFLPRGPQHYEPLRQPTAQQVMVDTVSAGPTTLLLLGALTNAAVLLMAHPHLRRNVERVYVSGGGVRVPGNLFTADDTNPFAEFNMFCDPFAAYVVLHSGVPVTLVPLDATNTIPVTVEFFAEFGRRWQTTPEARYCFQSLDQVLRRRRRPGPGLHGSTGFYLWDSFTVGVAISSMGNDEVNGGNDFAELEYMNITVITSNKPYGARDGSNPFFDGSATPKFGLKEGGVHSGHVQTGIRDGFCLVPGSNTGRCQDGYTKEVAGSEGVRVRVATSAKPNTDNSSTLDREFFKSFLEVLNLPRQSGRFNISTQFPFYREVLYKPDFMNVSRGKPVIFDMDMSPGDFISLIYLLKTPREVIDVKGVLVNGNGWANIATIDVVYDILHMMGRDDIPVGLGNTTALGNPTLGCNNAYAIPLGSGGFIDSDTLYGLARLLPISPRRYTPESSDDPEHRQPSAFEVWQCVRKQLDPGDKITLLTSGPLTNLANISLSDRDASSVIERVYVVGGLIRHEGHEKGNVFTVPTNRYAEFNMFLDPLAAKTVLESNLNITLIPLTAQRKVASFGSVLEALKQTQQTPESKFAQELFSLLKELQSREKLYHHVDIFLGEVLGAVYMVQGSDLKSTVMPKRISVVANTTRSADGQIVISNQSSNLVHALSDFDGDIYYNRLANSLANKKQSAIVANFEEQKAIWSRPPDNSEPKHTKFL